The following proteins are encoded in a genomic region of Ostrea edulis chromosome 7, xbOstEdul1.1, whole genome shotgun sequence:
- the LOC130048715 gene encoding uncharacterized protein LOC130048715: MPPKKRRATTSTRTTKQSKARKMPDSSSRPSTRATRPVKKKQPPRPIPAACATTPPQPLDEREGSVINPQPGASVVGASVVTFSDFSAAGRSDAYPASPRNLASLSQEANRLFQASVAPKTRQTYNTAYEIFNQFRYHLQLPVIWPAPLEHIVQFLAYLSLKGRSPSSLRTYISGLSHIFKIQGMADNTKSFMVAKILEGANRLAGKRDIRAPITYRILLKIITALVNVCSSSYETLLFQATFSLAFFGFMRVGELTMQSLKSTSPSPLQRRNIELVTLNGQPKVKLTIRQSKTDQLGKSCTLFISKTGDVACPVAAISKYLAIRNPALPLNSPFLIHFDGNPLTRYQFAALVAKALSFCEISTACFKSHSFRIGAATEAAMRGI, from the coding sequence ATGCCTCCAAAAAAGAGACGTGCGACTACGTCAACCAGAACGACAAAGCAGTCGAAAGCCAGAAAAATGCCTGATTCGTCGTCTCGGCCCAGTACAAGAGCTACGAGACCGGTAAAGAAAAAACAGCCCCCCAGGCCCATTCCTGCAGCTTGTGCAACCACGCCACCGCAGCCCCTTGACGAGAGGGAAGGCTCTGTTATCAACCCACAGCCGGGAGCGAGTGTGGTGGGTGCATCAGTGGTAACGTTTTCGGACTTTAGCGCCGCAGGCAGATCCGATGCCTACCCCGCTTCCCCCAGAAATTTGGCAAGTTTAAGCCAGGAGGCCAACAGATTATTCCAGGCATCGGTAGCTCCCAAAACCAGGCAGACCTATAATACAGCTTACGAAATCTTCAATCAGTTCAGGTATCACCTTCAACTACCAGTAATTTGGCCAGCCCCTTTAGAACATATTGTGCAATTCTTGGCATACTTGTCTCTCAAAGGCCGATCCCCATCTAGTTTGAGAACTTACATATCAGGCTTAtcacacatttttaaaattcaggGCATGGCAGACAATACTAAATCTTTTATGGTCGCTAAGATTTTGGAAGGAGCAAACCGACTGGCAGGGAAGCGGGATATTCGAGCTCCAATCACGTACAGAATTCTCCTTAAGATCATCACGGCACTAGTCAACGTCTGTTCATCTAGTTATGAAACGCTCCTATTTCAGGCGACCTTTAGTCTAGCATTTTTTGGATTCATGCGAGTAGGTGAATTAACCATGCAATCGCTTAAGAGTACTAGCCCAAGTCCTTTGCAGCGTAGGAATATCGAATTAGTCACACTAAATGGCCAGCCCAAAGTTAAGCTCACCATCCGGCAATCCAAAACCGACCAGCTGGGCAAAtcatgtactttatttatctCAAAGACAGGTGATGTGGCTTGCCCGGTGGCGGCTATTAGCAAATACTTAGCAATAAGGAACCCCGCATTACCACTAAATAGTCCATTCCTAATACATTTTGACGGTAATCCCCTCACGCGTTATCAGTTTGCTGCATTGGTGGCTAAAGCGCtgagtttttgtgaaattagcACTGCATGTTTCAAATCACATTCTTTTCGGATTGGGGCTGCCACTGAGGCTGCCATGAGGGGCATTTAA